From Cydia strobilella chromosome 4, ilCydStro3.1, whole genome shotgun sequence, the proteins below share one genomic window:
- the LOC134740582 gene encoding tRNA-dihydrouridine(20) synthase [NAD(P)+]-like gives MLSYENKLVLAPMVRIGTLPMRLLALRYGADIVYTEELIDWKFLRSKRRINGILNTIDYVDQTDGTIVFRTCAEEKDRVVLQLGTCDSERALKVAKLVENDVAAIDINMGCPKEFSIKGGMGVALMGQPDKAWKILNTLVTNLSIPVSCKIRILKTSEETLELVNKLVSAGIKGIGIHGRTKEERPQHAVHTDVIRYVAERVSIPVIANGGSKEIEKHSDIYKFKELTGCNSVMLARAAEWNCSIFRKEGLLPMDTVIKEYLKLAVDYDNSPSNTKYNVQNILRELQETPRGRQFLECQTLEQICDIWDLGQYCQEKQSQYQKMGIQGRWQVTTEDLEPPHKKQKVIDDLDGVQQMKVCFIRGNFDDLNLPKARLHAWAGKNRHDLPVYDTKQVTKLFRTIITFNGKKYTSSFWEKNKKFAEQGAALVCLFYLGLVTEDELLQLGSIIK, from the exons atgttatcttatgaaaataaattagtTCTTGCACCTATGGTACGCATAGGCACTTTACCTATGAGATTATTAGCTCTTCGGTATGGTGCTGATATAGTATACACAGAAGAACTAATAGATTGGAAGTTTTTACGTTCAAAGCGCAGAATTAATG GTATACTTAACACTATAGACTATGTTGACCAGACAGATGGCACAATTGTTTTCCGGACATGCGCTGAGGAAAAAGACAGGGTTGTTTTACAACTAGGCACTTGTGATTCAGAGCGGGCACTGAAAGTTGCGAAATTAGT GGAAAATGATGTGGCTGCAATAGATATCAATATGGGTTGTCCTAAAGAGTTTTCCATTAAAGGTGGAATGGGGGTAGCCCTGATGGGTCAACCCGACAAAGCATGGAAAATACTAAATACACTAGTCACTAATCTATCAATACCAGTTAGCTGCAAAATAAGGATACTGAAGACCTCTGAAGAAACATTGGAACTGGTGAATAAATTAGTTAGTGCAGGCATTAAGGGTATAGGGATCCACGGCAGGACAAAAGAGGAGAGACCACAACATGCTGTACATACAGATGTAATCCGTTATGTTGCAGAGAGGGTATCTATACCAGTCATTGCAAA tgGTGGTTCAAAAGAAATAGAAAAACACAGTGACATATATAAGTTCAAAGAACTGACTGGATGCAACAGTGTCATGCTGGCCAGGGCAGCAGAGTGGAACTGCTCCATCTTTAGGAAAGAAGGTTTATTACCGATGGACACAGTCATCAAGGAGTACCTGAAACTTGCTGTTGATTATGATAACTCACCGtcaaatactaaatacaatgTACAAAATATTCTAAGAGAGTTGCAAGAGACACCGAGAGGAAGGCAGTTTTTAGAGTGCCAAACACTTGAACAAATATG TGACATTTGGGATTTGGGACAATACTGCCAGGAGAAACAGTCTCAATATCAGAAAATGGGGATACAGGGGAGATGGCAAGTGACAACTGAAGATTTGGAACCACCTCATAAGAAACAAAAAGTGATAGATGACCTTGATGGAGTGCAACAAATGAAG GTATGTTTTATACGAGGCAATTTTGATGATTTAAACTTGCCAAAAGCAAGATTACATGCTTGGGCAGGGAAAAATAGACATGACTTGCCAGTTTATGATACAAAGCAGGTAACTAAATTGTTCCGGACCATAATTACATttaatggaaaaaaatatacttcatCATTttgggaaaaaaataaaaagtttgcaGAGCAGGGTGCAGCTTTAGTTTGCTTGTTCTATCTGGGTTTGGTAACAGAAGATGAATTGTTACAACTTGgtagtataattaaataa